GCATAAGGGTCGTCGACCTGCTTGACAAGAAGTTCTTTGCAGAGAAAGTGCGAGAGAACCTTAAAGTCAAGAACTTCCTCATTAAGCGTCTTTACAAAGGGGAGCCGTTGCGGCCGCGGGACGTGATAAAAGAGTATGGGACTTACAGAGAGCTTCTGAAGAAGTATGTGGCGGATACGCCGCTGCTCATCCATGAGGCGATCAGGAAGAAACGAAATATTCTGTTCGAGGGAGCTCAGGGCACGTATCTGGACATTGATCACGGGACCTATCCCTATGTTACCTCGTCAAATACCCTTGCTGGTAATGCTGCCTGCGGCGCTGGTATGCCGCCGACCGCCATAAACCATGTGCTCGGAGTGTGCAAGGCGTACACAACGAGAGTGGGGGAAGGACCTTTTCCTACTGAACTCACCGGTCCTGAAGGAGAGCTGATGCGACAAAAGGGCGGGGAGTTCGGCGCGACAACCGGTAGACCGCGCAGATGTGGCTGGTTCGATGCGGTTATTGCAAAGAGAGCTGTGGCCTTGAGCGGTGTGAGCTCTCTTGCAGTCATGAAACTTGACGTGCTGGATGAATTCGACAACCTGCAAATCTGCACCGGCTACAAAACGGGCAGGAGACTCTCTACGGAACCCCCGCTCTCCCTGAAGGGATGGTCAGCGTGCGAACCTGTTTACGAAACGCTGCCTGGATGGAAGAGCCCGACTCAAGGCATTACGCGTCTTGAAGATCTGCCCCAGAATGCGCGGAAGTATCTGGACAGAATCGAAACGTTGAGCGGAGTACCTCTGGATATCATATCAACAGGCCCGGAGAGAACGCATACCATAATTCGAAGGAACCCGTTCCTCATGTGATCCACAGGGATGAGCCCTTTTTGAGACAGGGCAGAATTCTGTCATTTAAATACAAGTAATTTGAATATGTTATATAGAATAGTTCATCCTTTATCTGAAGCTGCAAAATAATAACTAAATCTGTTGACTTTGCTTAAAGAGTTAAGGTTAAATTTATCCTTCCAATTTAATCGGTGACGAAGGGAGGCGAACGTGGATGCCGGTAGTTATCGTAAAAGACGGGGAGTCCTTCGAGAGCGCCCTGAGAAGATTTAAGAAGCAGTGTGAAAGAACGGGTATTCTGTCCGAAGTCAAGAGAAGAGAGCATTACGAAAAACCGAGCGTCAAGAGAAAGAAAAAGATCCTGGCTGCAAAGAAAAGGGCCCTTAAGAAAATGAGACGGATGGTAGCAAAAGGCCTGTACTGATAATGGGCTTTAAAGACCGCATTGAAGCGGATCTCAAGAAAGCACTGAAAGAGCGCGACGCGGTGAGGGTTTCTACGCTGCGTATGCTCCTCGGCGCCGTCAAGTATAAAGAAGTCGAAAAGGTCAGACCACTCGCCGAGGAGGAGTTCCACGGAGTGGTCAAGACTCTGATCAAGCAGCATTCTGAATCTATCGAAAGCTTCAAGAAGGGCCATAGACAAGACCTGGTTGAGAAGGAAGAGAAAGAACTTGTTGTTTTACAGGAATTTGTGCCTGCACAGTTGACACTTGAGGAGTTGTCCGGCGAAGTGGAAGAGGCCATTCGTCAGCTAGATGCTAAGACCCCGAAGGATATGGGAAAGGTGATGAAATTCCTGATGGAAAAACATGCTGCCAGGATTGATGGAAAGGTTTTGAGTGACATGGTGCGTCAAAGGCTATCCACGCAAACGTAGCCCTTAAGCGCGGCATGATCGACAAGACGCTATCGTACATCGATTACTTGAAGCTGCTCGATGTGATCAAAGAATACGCATCGACATCCCTCATCGACGATCGTGTTTCCTCTCTGAGACCGGTGTCATCTCGGGAGGATATCGGGCAGATACAAGCACGACAAGACAGGCTGGAAGCGTTACTGGAGCTGATAAAGTGGAACGGCCTCGTACCGCTGACTGAGATTCCGGACGTAAGGCGGACCCTGTCGCAGCTCGCCATTGAAAACTTCGTTTTTGAACTTTCAGACTTCATAGCACTCCACGATTTCCTGACGCGATGCAAGGAGATAACAGGCTTCTTGAAAGGCGCCTTCGGTTTAAAGCAATATACGGAAGAGCTTCTGGAACGCATTGATCCCCTTGCGGCCGTCAGAGCGCGCATCCGAAAAGTGGTGAACACGGAAGGTTTTGTCGAAGACAGCGCGTCCTATGCTCTTTCGAAAATACGGTCAGATCTTTATCAGCTGAGGGAGCGGGCAAAGAGACATCTGGAAAAGATGATGGAGTCGGAAGACGTGCGCCCGGCGCTTCAGGATACCTACGTGGCTGTGCGGAACGGCAGGTACGTGCTGCCCGTAAAGCCCAACTTCAACCAATTCTTTCAGGGGATAGTTCACGACTATTCCCATTCTCTCAAGACCTCGTTTGTCGAGCCGATGGCGATCGTCGAGTCCGACAACCAGATAAGCATGCTGGAGGAAGACGAAAGGGAAGAAGAGCAGAGAATACTGCGTGAACTCACTGCCTGGATGCGGGGCTACAGAGACCAACTGGAAGCAAATCTTGAAACCGTAATCGAACTTGATTTCTATCATTGCCTCGCCCGTTTCTCCCTTGCATACGAGTCCGTTCGGCCTGATATGGCCACAGACGGGTCTATTGATATAAGGGAGGCGAGGAATCCTTTCATCATCATGTCAAAAAAGGAGAAAGCGGTCCCTATAGACATAGTGATGGAAAGAGAGAAGAAGGCAATGATAATTTCAGGGCCTAACGCAGGCGGCAAGACAGTGGCTCTGAAAACAATCGGCCTGCTTGTGGCCATGGCAGCCTCCGGTCTCTTTGTCCCTGCGAGGGGAAATCCGCGGATAACGCTCTTCCCGGCGATATACGCAGTCATCGGTGATGAGCAGGATATCTCCATGGAGCTCTCCAGTTTCACCGCTCACGTCAGTGCCATAAAGAGCCTCTACGAAAAATCTCACGGTGGCGAGCTCATACTGATTGATGAAATCGGCGGAGGCACGGAACCGCAGGAAGCATCCGCGTTGGCGATGGGGATTATCGATGCGTTTGTTGAAAGAGGATGTAAGACGCTGGTGACCACCCATCTCAATGTGCTGAAGGCCTACGGGTACTCGAGAGCGTTCGCGCTCAACGCTGCAACCGACTTCGACAGCGACACAATAAAGCCTTTGTACAGGCTTCTCTACGGTGTTGCAGGCGTGAGCAATGCAATTCACGTGGCTGAAAACTGCGATATGCCCCGCGACATCATCAGGAAGAGCTACGAGTATCTCGGAAAACAGGAACATATGCTCAATGATCTCGTAAAAGGCCTCGAGGAAGAAAGAGGCAAACTGAAGGAAGAACGCGCGCATGTGTCAAAGCTGAGGGAAGAGGCAAAGGCGAGGCTCGCGCAGTTGAAGGAAAAGCGCGACGAGTACCTTAAGGCGGCTGAGGAACGGTGCCGGGTGCGACTCCTGGAGACGGAGCGGGAGTTGGAGGAAATCCGCAAGGAGGCGCTCAAGAAAGAGAGAACTTCGGTGAGGCGGGCGCGCGATCGCCTTCGCCTGATCCAAGATAAGCATGCAGGTGGTGTGACAGCTGCCGAGATCATACGCGTGGGTGATCATGTAAGGGTCAAGTCGGTTGGCCGCGACGGCTATGTTATACGTATCGACGAAGAGAAGCACAACGCAGAGGTCGATCTCGGCGGCATGAAAATGAAGGTACACACCGAGTACCTGTTTAAGGTCCCGGGGCAGGTTAAAACGAATGCAAGACCGGTCGAGGTCCATGTTGCCCCCATCGAAGTCCCCGAGTTGAACGTGAGAGGCATGCGCGTTGAAGAGGCATTACGCGAGGTGGATCGGTTCATCGACAGAGCTATAGTACACGGTACCACGACATTGCGCATCGTGCACGGGATAGGAACAGGAGCGCTCATGGATGCTATCAGGCACCGCCTCCTGGAAACTCCCCATATCGTGGTCAAAGGTGAGGAGCGGAATTCCGGTGTGACCATCGTGGAGTTGCAGTGAATAGCTTGCTTGAGGCAGTACTCGAACGAGTAAACATCCTTGACGTTGTTTCTCAGTACGTTAAGCTGAGACGCGCCGGAAAGGATTACCTGGGACTCTGTCCATTTCACAAAGAGAAGACGCCCTCCTTTACTGTAAGCGTCGAGAAGCAGATATACTACTGCTTCGGCTGCCACGAAGGGGGTAATGCGGTCCATTTCCTCGCGAAGTATGATCATGTCAATTTCAGCGAAGCCCTGGAAAGCCTCGCCAATCAACTTGGTATAAAGATCACGAACCGGCCTGCGGGGAAAAGGATGCCCATCCTGGAAGCTCTCCTGAAGCTTGCCGACTATTACCACGCGAATCTCAGGAAGTCCGGAGCGGCC
This genomic interval from Syntrophorhabdales bacterium contains the following:
- the rpsU gene encoding 30S ribosomal protein S21, translating into MPVVIVKDGESFESALRRFKKQCERTGILSEVKRREHYEKPSVKRKKKILAAKKRALKKMRRMVAKGLY
- a CDS encoding Smr/MutS family protein — translated: MIDKTLSYIDYLKLLDVIKEYASTSLIDDRVSSLRPVSSREDIGQIQARQDRLEALLELIKWNGLVPLTEIPDVRRTLSQLAIENFVFELSDFIALHDFLTRCKEITGFLKGAFGLKQYTEELLERIDPLAAVRARIRKVVNTEGFVEDSASYALSKIRSDLYQLRERAKRHLEKMMESEDVRPALQDTYVAVRNGRYVLPVKPNFNQFFQGIVHDYSHSLKTSFVEPMAIVESDNQISMLEEDEREEEQRILRELTAWMRGYRDQLEANLETVIELDFYHCLARFSLAYESVRPDMATDGSIDIREARNPFIIMSKKEKAVPIDIVMEREKKAMIISGPNAGGKTVALKTIGLLVAMAASGLFVPARGNPRITLFPAIYAVIGDEQDISMELSSFTAHVSAIKSLYEKSHGGELILIDEIGGGTEPQEASALAMGIIDAFVERGCKTLVTTHLNVLKAYGYSRAFALNAATDFDSDTIKPLYRLLYGVAGVSNAIHVAENCDMPRDIIRKSYEYLGKQEHMLNDLVKGLEEERGKLKEERAHVSKLREEAKARLAQLKEKRDEYLKAAEERCRVRLLETERELEEIRKEALKKERTSVRRARDRLRLIQDKHAGGVTAAEIIRVGDHVRVKSVGRDGYVIRIDEEKHNAEVDLGGMKMKVHTEYLFKVPGQVKTNARPVEVHVAPIEVPELNVRGMRVEEALREVDRFIDRAIVHGTTTLRIVHGIGTGALMDAIRHRLLETPHIVVKGEERNSGVTIVELQ
- a CDS encoding GatB/YqeY domain-containing protein, translated to MGFKDRIEADLKKALKERDAVRVSTLRMLLGAVKYKEVEKVRPLAEEEFHGVVKTLIKQHSESIESFKKGHRQDLVEKEEKELVVLQEFVPAQLTLEELSGEVEEAIRQLDAKTPKDMGKVMKFLMEKHAARIDGKVLSDMVRQRLSTQT
- a CDS encoding adenylosuccinate synthase; this translates as MANVVAFGLQWGDEGKGKIIDLLSEFADAIVRYQGGANAGHTIVVGERKVVLHLIPSGILHPDKTCIIGNGVVVDPSVLIGEIEELKRSGYFEDERRFKLSAHAHLIMPYHKKMDMLRESVSDGRKIGTTGRGIGPAYEDKSSRLGIRVVDLLDKKFFAEKVRENLKVKNFLIKRLYKGEPLRPRDVIKEYGTYRELLKKYVADTPLLIHEAIRKKRNILFEGAQGTYLDIDHGTYPYVTSSNTLAGNAACGAGMPPTAINHVLGVCKAYTTRVGEGPFPTELTGPEGELMRQKGGEFGATTGRPRRCGWFDAVIAKRAVALSGVSSLAVMKLDVLDEFDNLQICTGYKTGRRLSTEPPLSLKGWSACEPVYETLPGWKSPTQGITRLEDLPQNARKYLDRIETLSGVPLDIISTGPERTHTIIRRNPFLM